A region from the Biomphalaria glabrata chromosome 14, xgBioGlab47.1, whole genome shotgun sequence genome encodes:
- the LOC106068870 gene encoding beta-1,3-galactosyl-O-glycosyl-glycoprotein beta-1,6-N-acetylglucosaminyltransferase-like, with protein MKKIFFNLVLAIAVIVFLLNILWRTVYSSTSLDNDQKWSYLTKNAPILEMLQAIASSSLINGISKTFESRWLTKAETCQGLPEDTMDSIFHLKNIQCSKLFSADKAFMNHTLNQIKQTSWTMLSNEYYINLTTDCPRFKQSRGYVTCKLTQEEEDFPIAYSLIIYKDIEMVERLLRAIYRPQNYYCIHVDKKSDQNFFIAVSAIAKCFENVFIAPERLAVHWGTYTVLEPELVCMQQLWRFRKWKYFINLTGQEFPLRTNWELVQILKSYRGANDLEGTIKRLIRSRLPTDPPHNITAIKGSVHIAVNRDFVDYILHHRTAKDLLDWVKNTSIPDETFFTTLNHNPQLGIRGTYKGVPETDNDDSMIKPFLTRFKNWGEKLCAGHWVRGICILSTGDLPLLGRAKHMFANKFFLWEDPIAIGCLEEMIYNNTRDELSGVKVFNSTFYSQLGFVLNQVT; from the exons atgaaaaagATCTTTTTTAATCTTGTTTTGGCGATCGCTGTGATAGTATTTCTACTAAACATTTTATGGCGTACTGTTTATTCAAGCACAAGCCTTGACAATGATCAAAAATGGTCATACCTAACCAAAAACGCGCCAATTCTGGAAATGTTGCAAGCCATCGCCTCCTCTTCTTTGATAAATGGGATTTCAAAAACGTTTGAATCAAGATGGTTGACCAAGGCTGAGACCTGCCAAGGATTGCCAGAGGACACCATGGACAGCATCTTTCATCTCAAGAACATTCAGTGTAGCAAACTTTTCTCAGCCGACAAAGCATTCATGAATCACACCCTAAACCAAATCAAACAAACAAGCTGGACAATGCTATCTAACGAATACTACATTAATCTCACCACTGACTGCCCGAGATTCAAACAGTCCCGAGGATACGTCACTTGCAAGTTGACTCAAGAAGAGGAGGACTTCCCAATCGCGTACTCACTCATAATCTACAAAGATATTGAGATGGTGGAGAGGCTTCTCAGAGCCATTTACAGGCCTCAGAACTACTACTGCATTCACGTGGATAAGAAATCTGACCAAAATTTCTTCATTGCTGTGTCGGCCATAGCCAAATGCTTTGAGAATGTTTTTATCGCCCCTGAGCGTCTTGCAGTTCATTGGGGAACGTACACTGTACTGGAGCCGGAACTTGTCTGTATGCAGCAACTCTGGAGGTTTCGAAAATGGAAGTATTTCATTAATTTGACAGGTCAGGAATTTCCACTCAGGACAAACTGGGAATTGGTTCAAATCTTAAAGTCATATAGAGGAGCTAATGATTTGGAAGGAACAATAAAACG ATTAATTCGCAGCCGATTGCCTACAGATCCACCACATAACATAACAGCCATTAAAGGGTCAGTTCACATTGCAGTCAACAG AGATTTTGTAGATTACATACTACACCATCGGACGGCTAAAGATCTGCTGGACTGGGTCAAAAACACAAGCATTCCAGACGAGACATTCTTCACCACTTTAAATCACAATCCACAGTTGGGAATTCGAGGAACATATAAAG GTGTTCCAGAGACGGACAACGATGACTCCATGATCAAACCATTTTTAACCAGATTCAAAAATTGGGGAGAAAAACTCTGCGCTGGTCATTGGGTTAGAGGCATTTGTATTCTATCAACAG GAGACCTGCCGCTACTTGGACGCGCTAAACACATGTTCGCCAACAAGTTTTTCCTGTGGGAGGACCCAATCGCTATCGGCTGCTTGGAGGAAATGATCTACAACAACACCAGAGATGAGCTGAGCGGGGTCAAGGTTTTCAACTCAACTTTCTACAGTCAGCTGGGGTTTGTACTCAACCAGGTCACGTAG